The segment TGCAGTTAGAAGTTTTGAGCTGCTTTTATAGTATTTGAGAACTCACAATAATAATGCACGTTACAGTGTGTGgatttcaatatatatataataagataaAAGATAACATAATACAGATGGACAGTCTCACTGGGTTCTATATCATATtgcaatataatttatttaattgctgCAATTAATTCCATCTGTAAGCTCATACTGTTTGTACATTCAGAGATAACTTGGTTAACTGTTCATTCACTCATCATCTTTAACAACTTTCTCCTGATCAGGGTTACAGTTTTTCCTAAGAACATTGGGTTCGAGGtgggaataaattaaataggaccATGGTTCATCAAAGACTCCATGCACATTCACTTTCATGAATTTATTCACAACTAGGGGCAATTTAGAGTCATTGGGTCACCTACCATTATGGTTTTGGGAACTGGGAGAAAAACCTCCAGCCAGAATGTAAATGGAATGCCAGATCAAACCGAGGACCCTGGAGctgtataatgtatttatagaaatataaaataacaaccATCCCAGTAACATAAAAATCTTAACAAAAACTttgcatttacagtaaaaattgCAAACGCTTCAAAAAGATTAAAGGCCACTGTCagggttgtttttgttctcttgccAAATCTTTTCTCTAATTTCCAGTTCTTTGTCTGTGACTGCTGCTGCCCCCCAGTTGGTCATTTTCTGAGGACCTTTGTTGCCTAAAAATGAGAAACCAGATTATGACTgtcaataaaaattttaaaggagttcaaaataaatcaaataactGGTTTAGTTTCAACTCTGTAGAGTCCAGCACCAGGTCACTAACACATTAACCCTGTGTAGCTGCTTACCTGGCTGGATGAGTCGAATTAGCCCCTCATGCTGCGCCACTTTATCCTTCCAGCTCTTGGTCTTGTTCGCCGCCtcctccatttttcttttcacagccTATGATTACATTCCAACACAGTACGTATTATTACATTTCACCTTTATGAGATGTAcagaaaaatgacaaaaaagggaaaaatctTACATAAAGCATTGCAAACTACCCCATAATCACTTTAGCCTTGGCTTTGATTCTACAATTCTTTGGAAACTGCGGTAGGGGGGAGATGGGACTTGTGTTGTACTGCATTAGGAGATGATTAATATGACATGATGAATAATTAAGTAATAAATGTCTGTGTTGGATATAATTCTAAAGCTCAAGGCATAATAAACAACCAAGTGTaaacatgtgtttgtgtgtgtgtgtgtgtgtgtgtgtgtgtgtgtgtgtatatatatgggAGAACTGGCCTCATACtcctgtagcgccccctgtctcTGCTGTTCGAGGTTAGCCAGCTGCTGCATTGCCTTCTGCAGGGTTTGTTCCTGCTCCAACCTCTGCTGCTCCAACTGCTCTTTCTCCTGTTGTGTCTGACTGATGGCTCGTTGCTGCTGCAGGTGTATCTGCTCCAGCTCAGTACGCTTCTTTACCTCCTCCTCTAgcaacctgacacacacacacacacacacacacacacacacacacacacacacacacacacacacagacacacgcacactcagTGTTTGCAGTCTGCTCTTAATCAAATTCtaaagtgtgtgttgtggggtAGTTATGTATAGTACCTAGCCTGCAGTTTACGCAGATTCTCCTCATCCTGTCTTGTTTGTCTTTCGTCCTCTAGCGCCTCCTCCAGGCGACGGTACATGTCCTCTAGCTCCCGGACACGCTGCAGATACAACTTGAGCTCGCTCGACATCTGatccacctgctcctccatcTGCTGCctcacctaacacacacacacacacacacacacacacacacacacacacacacgcacacaaaacaGCTAAAATGCAAAACTCTTGCATGTTCACATGAGATCCAATAAGCTTCACTAATGATAATTaccattttttctctctccaggtCCATTCTGTAGTTGTTCTGTAGCTCTGCTTGGGTGCGAATTCTTCTCTGCTCCTCCATCAGAGCTCTCGCTGCCGCCTCCTCCAGGTTCTGGTGAACAAACACAACTTAGTGTTCTACgtgtaagaaaacaaaaatcagtTTTGTGAAGTGCATTAGGAGTATAATGCAATGTCTAGCTGTAAAACTCTTTGAAATAGTAAactctgtcctgaagatgtcAGAAAATGCTCAGCTTACAGCATTGCCTTTAAACTGAAAGCACTGAAACTGGAGCCCTTTTACAGAAAACCTCTCCACTCcttcattattttttcattaactATTAAACTgttgttcatttttataaatCCACTTATATGGAGCAGCTGCCATACATGTCCCTGTAAATCCGATTCTACTGTTCATTTACCAGACCAACTTATTTGTTGCATCAAAGCCCAAAGCATTTCCTTGCATGTCATACTGTGTATGGCAATGAATGTGGCAAAAAAATTGAATTAGAGGTTTCACAGATTACATGGTAGAACAAGAAACTAAAATCTGTTAGTActactgggtttttttttaaatgtgtctcTTTTTAAAGACAGTATTgagtataatatttatatgtacagtatgtctaTCAATTCATTTATAACATCCTAAAACTTCATCATATAACAATCATATCCGTAATAGCTGCTGCCCCTGTAGCCCCAGTTACATTTCTGTTGTTTGATAATGTCAATTTATtgagattaataaatattattattattaaagatataATTGATTTTAACCTTGCTAGTTAAACATGAGACCTGATTTTTCAAAACTAAGCAGGATAATGTAACATGCAGATAACCATATCTGCTGTCAGCACTCCTAAAAAAAGAGGAACTTGATTTCCGAACTGTAATAGAGGAAAGACACTTCTGAAAGTGAAATGACAAGCTTAACAGATGAGGTGACTAAAAACAGGAACTTGGGCTTTCACAGAAACAGCTTATCTGTATCTTTAGCTTGTGAGTTGAGTGCTTGCAGCTGTGTCCGCACTTTGCatatgctgcttttttttaataattattttattatgctcATTATGCTTTCACAGTTTAAAATGAATGTGGGTGTTATAGCAGCATGATGTGACTCACTGAGTAATAAGTGAAGCAATATAAGGCTGATTTACACACATAGTAAGATTTGGTGGGAAAATCATCTAGGGAATAAGTGTGATGTGCAGAGCACCAGGGCCagaaataatgcaaaataaaaatgtagataaGCAGATACCGCTGGTCAGTTATAGAAATGTGCACTCTTTCATACTATAACTGAGGCAGAAACCACTTGAAATTGCCTAtttaaaacaggaataaaaaaacagttgcAGAAACTTTGGGGTGCTCAGTCATGTTCCTTTTTTCACTTcatatacatgttttttttaactaatagaaaaaaataagcagaCTTCCAGCAACTACAAAATACAAAGTCTAATATGTGTTGTAGTGTAATACGGCCCAAATTAAATGCTTTTACCTCGAGCAGGTTTTACCAATCACCAGGATGCCAAAGATTAAAAATAGTATTGTATTTCCATTCATTTCACTGTACCTCAAaagtatataaatgttatttttttattatttcactgTCAAATATGAGAAGtttgatattaaaataaaaagtgcagcAATGTAACCAATGTAAATGTTGAGTAGTCTGCtagtgtgaataaaaaagactGAAGCCATGATGTCTTGggaatataaaaacattaacaaagatatgttcaaataaatgtaattagtttGCATTTTGAGGAGAACTGTGATCAGAATTTCTGTAAAATGTGGTACATGCCAAATTTGGCTCTAAATAATAATTGGTTGTTTGTTGAATAGCAAATTCtattaaaactttattataaagtAAAATTATGTCTGACTTAGATTTAGAATTGAGTGCTATATGTTAGGGAGATTAATTGTGATTGATGTTATAGACTTCAGTACCTTCCTCATGGCTTCCAgctctttctgtttcttctcGTTGGCCAGCTGCAGCTCCTTCATCTGTTCCTCTAACAGCGCTTGTTCTGCCTGCAGGCGGCTGCGCACTTCCCGTCGCCTCTGTCGAGCCTCACGGTGGGGAGCAGACAGACCCTGCCTCTGCCTGTTAATGCAGTCCTGGATAGCtggtacacaaacacacacacacacacacacacacacacacacactgtgacaaAATCTTAATAGTGTAAGTAGAGACTATGTTGAGGCCCGTCCAAGTTAAAACATGCGtcagttttttttacatgcttaATTTGAATTATTTAGAAACTGACATAGTTTTCTATTCAGCAAGGACACACCTATTAATTTAGCAACAATTTGTAGAGCAGAATTCATATATAAAGTTATTAAATTACAGGTAAGCTTTGGCTAGAGTCAGGGGCATCATTCATATTCAAATACAAATTTGTCAGACCACTTTATAAGTACGTCATATATAAGtttatacacaatttttttaaaaatttcccCATTAAAGTTACACAGCTTTCACAACTTGTGGTCAGCCTGCACTAGATAACATGCCATAGTGTCATCACTACCTGACCTTCACACCATGTTGCTTGTTGAATATCTAATTTCCTATGAATTCCCCCTTGTTGTTATACCAAGCTCCATTGTTCTGTGAAGGTTTTGCACTGCATTTTCTATCATTAATGAGATCAGACACTTTGGATGTTTGATGTTTGGATGTCGAGGAAGTTTCAgttccaaatgtgttcagtggggttgaggtcagttctttcactccaaccataATATACCATGTCTTAAGGGAACTCATTTtatgcacaagggcattgtcaaaatggaacaggtttggac is part of the Silurus meridionalis isolate SWU-2019-XX chromosome 9, ASM1480568v1, whole genome shotgun sequence genome and harbors:
- the swap70a gene encoding switch-associated protein 70 isoform X2: MPYLNTFILDRIQGKFDFMELNKMCWTLCARKNISSNRMLISEDDALKVWCIFNFLSEDRYPLVIIVEEIEYFLRKLLDAMGGNWNEGRFVDYKVQLNIKQNCLNVWELIELIGMGYFTKGMDRQTTSMGITEVFQELILDILKQGYMTKKGHKRKNWTERWFELRLDSISYYVNEDLAEKKGSIFLDRHCCVEPLTDKDGKKNLFIVKCPDKSLEISAPDKKKRQEWIQAIQDCINRQRQGLSAPHREARQRRREVRSRLQAEQALLEEQMKELQLANEKKQKELEAMRKNLEEAAARALMEEQRRIRTQAELQNNYRMDLEREKMVRQQMEEQVDQMSSELKLYLQRVRELEDMYRRLEEALEDERQTRQDEENLRKLQARLLEEEVKKRTELEQIHLQQQRAISQTQQEKEQLEQQRLEQEQTLQKAMQQLANLEQQRQGALQEYEAVKRKMEEAANKTKSWKDKVAQHEGLIRLIQPGNKGPQKMTNWGAAAVTDKELEIREKIWQENKNNPDSGL